The sequence TTATGTCTGACGAGCATGTTGTTATTTTCGAGAGTATTAAATATCTTACCAACAACTGAAAAAGAGGATAAATATATTTCGAGAAATTTGTGGGCACAGAAAATGACAGAGAAAAGCcaagatttaattattaatggAAAATGAGTGGGCTAAGAGTTCCCTACTCCGAGTATTGCCAGCCTAGCTTATAACTAATTGAGGTGTACTCAATTGCTATCAATTTGGTAATTGTAATATGAGTAGATCaattgtgagatgatctcacaaatttttatctgtgagacggatcaatcttactgatattcacaataaaaagtaatattcttagcataaaaaataatattttttcattaatgacccaaataagagattcgtctcacaaaatatgacctgttagaccgtctcacacaagtttttgtcttgcaatatttcaaaaagtgacagtttatatgatataataatCTGAAATATGTAAGATTTTGTTTAAATTCGGATTATGTAAGAATTACCCGACGGATAATTGGAATTGAAGATAGAAGTTTGAATCTGATTTAAATTTTGTCTATTCGAGATCGAGTTTGATCACAAGTAATCTATTTCAAGTTCAAGCTGGACTCATGTATATATCGAGTATTTGCTCGAGATCGGAAAACTCGAAAGTCTAAATTCTTATGTCTAGTACAAATAATTGAAACACGAATTCAACTCGGGAAAAAATACTCGAAATTAAAGCTTAGAGAGGGAGATCCCACAACTTATGACAACTACATACATAAAAAATGTAATCaccatatttaaaatttggtgAAATTATTGAGTTTGTTTGGATCGAATTGTTTCAAAAATGTAACTGAAGGTGTTTGGAAATGACAGAGATTTTAGGCAAAGGACAAGAGAGAGCCCAGCTATGTGTCCTAACAAGCTCTCACTCCTCATTTTACTTCATCGTACCATGATTTTAAACGATGACAAAATACGGTTAATCGAATCAGacgaatatttaaaaaaaaaaaatactttgatATTTATTGTTCGTACGCAGCGGCGGCGTAATCGGCATTTCAAAATCAGTTgggcaaaaataaattaaataatattttccacCATGCAAAATGTAAtacttttattgtttttatttatttaaaattgttctgtgaaattataaaaaaaaaaaaaaaaNNNtatttctaataaatatatttaaatttatattaataaatataaattataattaaaaatatttaattatctatctaattattttaaaaatatatatttaattaccaCTGAGTCATTttggtcattacaataaaatttataaaattagtacatcattttaaaatcatatcaataccatgttatttatctcaccatactattaatctatatctctcattttttaattattttaattactaataatttatttatctcatCAAACGTATCAAACGGAGCGTTGAGTGTATATTTTTGTGTGGAtttaatgtattattttattgatttatttgtaCCAAGTCAAACGTTTGTCCcatgatataaatatttgtcATCTTATGTAACTAAAATACACAATAGCTTCCTCCTCGTGATCGCCCACAATTATTTTTTACCCTGCTTTTTTGTGACTTATTGTACGTCTTGGGTCCAGGTCTACATTATTGTTGGATACAGTTCGTTTTACGAAAATAATTAACCAAAATTAATATAAGAATCTCTTTTAaattcttataaaatattttaaaattttgttttccacTAATGTGGGATAAGAGTGTCACAATCACCTTTCTTTCAGAATGTGACGTTCTTTTTGCAGTTTGTCCCTCGATCCAACAACGTCGGAAATCTAGAGATGACTCCTGCATGTTCAAGAGATGATTCTACCTTTGACCACATTTGTTAAAAATGAATGTTTAAATTGATTTATAAGGGTTTATAATAGGCTTTTATAATAACTCGAGTTAaccattttcgtaaaacgaaaacgaatacgaagtagttttTATATGAATCCATTGTGTATTTTGCGTAGGGGCGGGTCCGAGCTCGAGGCGTGACAGATTGTTTTGCATGTTTAAGAGGTGGTTCTTACTCACGTTACACTTTGCCAtgcatagcacttatttttCGGTGTTCTTGTTGGTGACCTTTTTTTATACCATTCTGTCACACTGCCCCAGACCTGCACCTACGCGAATGCTCAATAGTCTCTATAGAAATTATATCTTATTCGTCTTCGTTTTACGAAAATAATTAACTCAAATTGTTTTTACAGTTTATTGTAAAcccttataaaatattttaacctTTCATTTTCAACCATCAATATGAGACAATTAAATTTCTCGAGATAAACATCCAACGAAAGTCATCTTAATTACAACTATCTGATTTTTCTAAAgagattaaaatttaaaaaaaatagtacaaaaactttttaaaaagaACAAAGCTACCCACTTTTTTCTTTAAGAAAAAAATGGGGGTTATGCgctttaatataataatataatatgtgtTGAAGTATAATAATTGTCTGAAATAAAAAAACGTTCAATATGTATTGTTTGGCATAtcatacgatttaaaatattaaaagtataCAATCAACATtagatataatttttgataaaacaataaatttttgatCAAACGGTGTCGATAATGATAACATTTTAAGCATTAAATGATTAGAAATATAAGAACATAACTCCAATTATTAAAGCCAAAAGtgatattaattaaagtttaaaggTAGTTGAAAAAAGATAAGCATCAAAGCCAACTTGTTTATTTAACATCATACTTTAAACCTTAATATCCGCACCTtgcaataaatattttatttcaattatttataaataaatttttatatgttttaattaaaaaaaaaattacaatttgaagtatttattataaattcattttcatatgttttaattaaaaaaagttaCAATTTGAAGTATTTATTCAGTGGACGATATaaccaataaattatattacaaaatatattacgTTTTACACATATTAATGCGATCCTTGCGACCTGGCCCAAGTATGAACTAGCCCATTTATGAGAAGGCCTGCTTCAAGTATACAACGATATAAGTGGGCTGGGCCGTGGCGGCCTGTTTGATCTATATAGATATACACGCACACTCGCAGTTtctatattatctatatatcaGCACAGATTATCAAATCTTTAGTGGTCATATTAGCCAAATGGATAAAAGTTCACCATTTCTCATACGTTAAAGACAAGGACAAAAATGATGTGAAATAGTCTTACAGATTAACTTTACGAGATGAATCTCCGACCCTACCCGACTTGACTTATAAAAGTATTAATTTCGTGTTTAAAGTTTAatttctcattaaaaaaatatcatttttttgataattatgtaattaaaatatattatgtgATATATCTTGACTTGAGTGAAACTATtcgaaatatgaaaaatattattttttttatgttcaaagtATTATTTTCAGTACAAAAATATCGTTTTTTGTTAGTTATGTTGCaaaaaaatattgtgtaatatatacatttatattAATAGGGTTATAGTTATGCTTGATAACAAATCAAGCTTTTATTGGAATGAAATCCATGCAAGTTACCATAACAAGGACCATTAGCCCATAATTAAGGATTTGTAAGACACTATAAGAAATCTTCTACAACATTCTTTGTGTTATTATATATAACATTTCTGATTAATGACTTGTACTTTTTTTTTGGTTGGAATATCGTTTTCTTGCATCCAAGAGaagtaaatttaaaatttttggttttGACGTTCCAAACTTGATTTGGGTGTCATGTGATTCTAAATCCATTCATATGGTGCTTAAATCATTTACCTTTACCGATTTTTGCTCGGCTCTAACTATCTTGGATTTTAAGAGGTTATACATTATCTTGTAAATATCTACAAATGATCTATTGGATCAAACGCTTTTCTTCATTCTCCGAATCAAGTCCACGCTCGATTGTTTGtgatcctcttctaatttgcacttaAAACTAGATGAAATTGCGCGTTGAGACTAACGGCTGGAAAAATGTGAGATTCCAACAACAGTGTGGCGGCGTCAAATTAGGGCAACTGCACGTACGATGGTGGGAGTGGTGGTCACGACCGTGGGCTTCAACAAGAGCAAGGTGGCCTGATTTTGTGTATAAGAGAGACATAAAATGTCTAGAATGTAAAATTGACATGTATtgtcatatatatgattttcataGATCAAGTTATAATTATACTCTTACTTGAGAGTTTTTACCCTGTCAAAGATCTCACAATAGTTTTTACTTGGTTAAAACTTTCACCGGTAGTTTCTACCTTGTAAAACCTCTACTAATATTTTTGTCTAACTAAAACTCTTACAAGTTAGATTTTTATTAAGATTACTGAAAcctattaataaaataatccaCGATTATGGTTTCATCATAATCTTAATCGACGATCAGACATCACCGATATGACAATTGTACAAAACTCATTATATGATGCAAAGTGAAAATTTATTAGTTCAAACTTTTTTGCTGATTCATTTTTTGCAGCTGTCTATTTGGAACTCATACACTAAATTAGGCAATTGCGCCCTACTCACTTAGTTAACATTCTAGCTAACCTTAACAACTTCAAAATATACAATCCatttataaacaactttataaatcatttgtttgatctccatcaaactaaatcaccaaattcaactcatttaatttgactatctcaatgggtacacataaataaataattatgtgaCCCTCAAAAATTAATGGATAGAGCTAGTCGTGGGTCAACTAGTGTGATTCGAAACAAACTTTGTTTTTTATACGGGCTTACCCTTGTAAGACTCATTCTTTCTATCAACCCTTTGATGACTAGAACATCATAACTCAAATCTGTTTGCATcaatcggatcatggtaagagcgtttaGTAGCATCTCCTCATGATCTCctatgtatcactgatagtgtctgccAGAACCAATATGTTATTgttagcgtacagtatggtCTCTTCAACTTATATTATCAATATTGAATCTGCAAGTATTGGTATATTGGGAGTTGTATATGAATTTAATAACGATATGATGTATATTTGAGCAATTATAGTGATATCATGTGTGGAATACACTTTTTTATAAAGCACAATTCATAATCTGGCCAGATATTCTTTGTATTAACTCATTATATCATATAGGATATCTACATCTGTAGGTGAGCTGTGAATCCTCGAATACAATGCCTCGGCTCCTATGTATGTCAAAACTACACCTAAGCTCGTCATCTGATGATCCTCACAGaatcggtaaacgagtcaagtGCAACACTAGTACGTAGAGCCACTATTTTGTCTTGGGTCAAGGGACTGATGATATACGACCATAACCGCGAATCTAAtctactcgataagtgataaccacttggaaagtacgATGGTTGGTTTCTTATTGCAATCATCATATAGTCACTCACATGTGTGATTGAACATTTTCATGCTCATTCCAATTAAACATGACATTAACATCACACACGCTAGTCTCAAGTTCAAGTGGTTTTTATCCTTACTTTAGGTAGTTGAATTGAATAGAAATGAATTGAGAATATACAACACACTTCTGATGAATTTCATGATCCATATGACTTGTGGACCTCATGGTActataatatattcaaatattttatccatGCATCTTGTatatgtatacatataaagtaaGTGTCATAATTTGATGaacccataaaatattatttaaaatacggAATTTTTTTTACCCAAAAGTCTATAAAAGTTAAGTAACGAGTGTGTACCTACTATAATATTTAACTTTCTCTAATAGatataatcaatatatatgGTAAATTTTTCTTGGTAGTTACTAAAAAGTGAAGATTTATTTCCTATATACACACGTATCTTTTTTCAATTCGAAACCACAACCAGGCATCATCAACATCACACTCAAGAACCATGGCCAAATATGATCTATTGGCCATTCTTTCCATAGCATCATTATGCTACTGTATTAATGCCAACTTGATCCATCAAATCTGCTCTAAATCAACCAATCCCAGTTTATGCACCAAGTCGTTTAGATCCGACCCACGTTCTCGCGGCGCCGATCTACGGGGTTTAGGACAAATCACAATCAACAAAGCACGAGCCGCCACCCAAGTCACTCAAAGAGTCGCTAAATCATTAAGCACAGGCGACACCAAAGCCAGAGCCGATGCGTGCGTCGAATACTGTGCCGACGCCATCGAGCTATTAAACGATTGCTCGGCTTTGTTGAGAGACAGAAGTGGAAGGACTATTGATGATGTGAAAACTAAAGGATCGGCTGCATTGACTGATATTAGCACGTGCGACGACGAATTCGGGCCGGAAGAACCTAAGAAGCTTAGGAACGCCAGTCGTACCACACAAGACCTCATGGACATCTTTCTAGTGATAGCAAATCTTTTGTAAAAGATAGAGAAGGGACAACATGGTATATCATGTGTGTGAAATCTTAGGGCTTTGAGTTTtgcttaatataatatttgataaaataatgtTCATTCTATTTATGTCGATTTGTTATTTAcaatcattaaaataattaaaataatttatcatttttataaatatatttaaactaGTTGAAGAGAATTCggaaatattatatatcaagATTCATGAATTTTTTGACGTAAACCTTCGATTTTTttcgcaactcataatcaattaattatcaaagtGGAATAAGATTTCAAAATATGGATATATAGTTGatgaaaaagttaaagaaataaaattacacTAGGTAAGAGAATCTGAAATATTATCAAGATTCATAACATTTTGAACTTCTAATTTATGGTAACTCATAATTCTGAAGATATAAAATAATGGAAAATGGATGAAAAGTTATGCAAATAAAATTACACTAGGTCAAAagttagaaaatattttcacgattcataaaattttgtgCACAAAAACTCGTTAGAACTTGACCGGATTTGACTCATgaaaaacattaattttaatgtataaagtattatttttgaCTGTAAAATAATCGTTTTCTGCTGGTTAtgttatgagaaaatattttgtaatatacTGATTTgagttaaaagtattattttttttgtcaatagTATATAATGTGATATATGATGATTtgagttaaaattttttttttgtcaaaagtaGTACTTTTCACGATAGGTATGGACCGAGTCGATGTCTATAGATCCGTGATACTATTGCACAATAGACCTAATCAAATTTGTGTCCCTCTAGTGTcttatgaatttttttcataactAAATATTTTAGCAGCTGTAAAACTgcaattttggtattttatattTGCTTCTATTGGATTTTGGCCTTctatgttataaaattttagttttaatttatTAGTTTTGTTTTTTCTATGGCTTTAGTcctttttttcaaatgatgcTGATATGAAGTCGACGTGTGAGTGCCACATTTGCACTCATGTGGAGAAAAAAATAAACTCGAtcgttaaaatttaaaaaatatatgattaaaactgaaatttatcTCGGTAGAAAATCAAAATCGCAAATAAACAATATACACGATCAATATAACCAACGAGATATCGACGTTgcatatcacatcaaaattaTATAACGTGATCGAAAAAATTTATGCAAAGAAAATTGCATTAGATCAATAATTAGAAACATGATTATCAAGATTGGTAAAATCTCATACTTCAAAATTGGATAGCATGTCGAAAAATTActtaattcaaataaaattataataagtCAATAATTAGAAAATATTATCAAGATTGGCAAAATCCATAACTTCTAAAAAAATCATTGTAATCTTCcatttattatgtgtttaattccGCACAGTTTTTACGTCTATATGTTGCATAATCGAACACATTTACAATACAACAAAACAAATTATAAGATACAGCAATGGCTCTTTCCCTCGATTATTTGGCAACCCTTTCACTAGCATTAACTTTTTTATGCATTTGCAAAGCCGATTTATCTGGAAAAATCTGTTCTCAAGTCAGTAATCCATCTCTATGCAAACGAACATTGACATCTGACCCTCGTTCTCGCGGAGCAGATCTTCGGGTTTTAGGGGAAATCATCATCGATAAGTCGATACCTGCCACAGTATTAGTTAAAAACGTCTCAAAAAAGTATAGGAAAGGCAGCGCTATTGATGTTAGTAGAGCCGATGAGTGCATCGAACTTGCCGGAGATTCGGGTGATGCCTTGATAGAGTGCAAGAGTTTGATAAAATCTCGTGACAGATTTAACATTTCAACTCTTGGAGTTAGAGCATCTGCTGCAATGACGGATCTTGAGACCTGCAACGATGATTATGGGCCGAAGGAACCGGCGGAGATTAAACGTGCTACCGGCATAGCAAGAGATCTGATCGAGGTCCTTGTTGTTATTGCATCTTATTTGTAAGCAAGGGACAAGATCAAATATATGGGGGATTTTGGGTTTGATTAATGATGATTTCCCTAGCAAATTAAGGCCCCATTTAGATTGAAGTAATCGAAGTTAAGGATTTCAAAATGATAATATCCATTTTGTttgtataattaaattaattgaaaaatagatttgaaatccTCACCTAGTTATTGTTGTTGTCGTTCAAAATTTTCCTAAATATACTccatcaaattcaaattttcacACAACCAAGATTGTATTTGGATTGATAAATTTGAAGTTAGGATTTCAAATCATTAATAGATTTATAGGTTTGTTTAGGCAAATTCATTTaaaaatggatttcaaatcccaAATGGTAGTTTTTGAGTCAGTGTGgtagatttcaaatccattcaaATATGGAGTCATTTCAAATCGTCTCCTTGAATACTTTATAAAACTAAATCTTTCAATCCAAACGCAACATGAAAAACAGACCCACCGAACCAGATCAGACTTCCGAAGAGAGTTCGGAATGTCCAAATCCAAAAGGAGCTTCCGAACCGATGATCGGACCTTATGAAGTATCGTGTCAAAAATTCATCAACACATAGGAGTTCGAAGCTTCCGAACATCTAGAGTCAATCCGGAGATAAAACGTAGAGTTTGGAACATTCGAATTGGAGTTCGGAGCTTCCGAACTTGATCTATAAATATGGCATatggaaatcaaaattttcacaccAAGTATAAGTATTCCTCTAGATTTCCAATATATGCAGGATTTTCCATCTGATCATGAAGTCCGAAAGGGTTGCGCGAAGCTCACGGAGTAGGCAGCAACTCGAGATTTGAGCTACGAGTCAATCGTCTCCAAAGGGCTGACTACAGACGAAAGTATGATCCAAGACCTTACCTATACATGGGGGATAGTAAGCAAGTTATAAGAAAGTAGAGAAAGTAATACCAGTGTTCAGTTGATATGTGGTttagcagaagaccttcagaagcccgaccagctgatgaagagctcaactgatgaagagccaaactgaaccagttcaactgaagcagtgaaatcagttcagctgacgagccaactgatttcaccaaaccagttcgACTGAcaagttcaaagcatcagttaggaatcaatcagtttgcaaaacacgacaagcttatctaatggAATCTAGCTACGCACAACGATACAAAAGCAtttgtactatcaatagtacaataatgaacgttgcagaaaagcttaaagccaaaatgttccatAATGGTTATCGGAAAAGTCGATAtacaaatttcaaggaacacattcaagctgcaacagatacaattattgagtctcactatACGATCAAGCTTTCCGCttataaatagaagatgaagttCAGTGAGAAGTAAgtgagaaaaacaagagagcAAAGAAAGGACATGGATATTGCATATAAACTTACAAGTAAGCAATCATCCCAGTCGAGGGAATACACCAAAGTGATaacagcttagtttagaagcttatttccctcagtgtatGAGAACATCTTCCTATTGTATTCACTGTtaagttctcacacacacacacaccaccactcacaaatacagagagttgagcttatAGAATAGCTGAGTGGGTCTTTCATAAAGActtaaaacttgtgtatgtagtctttgacacatagacgttaaacaagtgttggctggaaggtatTATCTTCAGTCTAGACTATGAGTTCAATTAGGCAGTagagtaagtcctaagctgagtgcagttaaagtctccgaacatccataaacatatcttgtgttatttctgtttaactgcttgtttttgttcttaactgatttgatcagttcagttctgttcataactgaactgaaataaGCCAAAAATGATCTCGTgtaattttcagttattcagttgcacaagaTATAAAACCGaccagttttcttaacgaaagattacttcgagtattttccacTTGGTTTGTAACCAAACTCGAACTAATTCATCGGTGCATACATTCTTAGAATACGAGCTATTGCGGCTCAATGAaattattgtgtttgaagcaccttcaagGGTGCCCGAACTGATCCATCAGGTATGCTCAAAATTCAAAGGGGATCATTAGTGATATGGGACAAACCACCAATGATGCATCAAAATTGTGGCATCTCAGGTTAGGAAATGTAAGTGAACAAGGATTAGCTCAACTTTCCAAATAGAATATGTTGTGAGGAGATGAAGTTCATGGTCTGGACGAGCGTGAATATTGTATTCTTGGAAAAGCTAAAGGGTGAAGTTCACAAAAAGAAGTCATACCACCTCCAGACCAGTTGAGTATGTTCACTCAGATTTATGAGGTCCTTCAAGGAATCCAACACATGTTGGAGGAAGGTAATTCATGCTATTGTTGATGACTAGTcataaagagtttgattttcataCTCAAATCCAAAGATAAGGCACTGACCAAGTTCCAAGAGTGGCTCATTGTGACAGACAATAAACAAGACAAAAAACTGAAGTATATGAGGACAGATGATGGATTGGAGTATATGTAACAATAGTTCAAGGAGTTGTGTAGATCAAAGGGAATTACACGACATAAGACCGTAAGTGGTACCCTTCAAAAAAAAAGGTTTGCCGGAGATAATGAATCGCGCATTCCTTGAAAGATTAAGGTGCATGATATTAAATGCGGGACTTCCAAAAACCTTTTGAGTGAAGCTATTGCCACTGCATGTTACTTGATAAATAGATGTCTCTATAGTGCAATCAACTTCAAAACTCCTATGGAATTGTGGAATGGCAAACCAGCTGATTATTCCAACTTGGGAGTCTTTGGGTTCTTGCTTTTGCACATGTTAAGCAAGATAAGTTGGGACCAAGGGCTAAAAGGTACATATTCTTTGTCTACCATGCAGGAGTAACATGTCACAAGGTtcaaaacttgaaaaacattGGACTGAAGTGTTTCAATACCAGAGGCATCACTTTTTATGAGTCCAAAATGGGCTACAAAGAAAAAACTAGTGGTCCTAAAGAGAACAGACAGCTTGATGATGATATGCAAGTTGAGGTAGTGCCTCAAAAGACAACTCAGTTACATACATTGAGACAAGTAATGACTTGAATTTAGATCAAGAAGAACAAAATCATCAAACAAAACACGATTTGAGGTCCTATAAACTAGCCAAAGATAGACAGTGGAGGGAAATCAAGCCTCCGAATAAACTTGAGCATGctgatatgatttattatgttttggCAGTAGTAGAAAAATTGGAGCATGATGAACCAAGCTCTTATAAAGAGGCTGTATCTGGAAATAACAGACAGACATGGATCAAATCAATGGACGAGGATATGGTCTCTATGTCCAAAAACAAGACTTGGATGTTAGTTGAGAAACCTAAGAACCAATGGGTGTTTGGCCGCAAATGGATATATAAGGTTAAAGAAGGAACGACTGGTAAGGAAAAGAAAAGATACAAGGAACGATCGGTTGCAAAAGGTTTTACTCAACAACGAGTAGATGTCAATGAAATATATAAGGTTAAAGAAGGAAAGACTGGTAAGGAAAAGAAAAGATACAAGGAACGATCAGTTGCAAAAGGTTTTACTCAACAACGAGTAGATGTCAATGAAATATATCTCCCGGCCTAGAGTTAAACATTCATCTATCAGGTTGATCTTAGCCTTAACAGTTCGATTAAACCTGGAGTTAGAGCAGTTTGATGTGAAAACTGATTTCTTACTTGGAGAACTggaagaaataatatatatgagcCAACCCGAAGGCTATGTCACTCAAGAAAACAGTTGAAATGTGTGCCTGCTCATAAAATCTATCTATGGACTTAAAGAAAGTCCAAGTCAATGATATAAGAGATTTGATGAGTTCATGCTAAGCATCAACTTTACAATATGTAGCTATGACAACTATGCGTATgtctaaaaaaaaatcagatcaATACTTACCTTCTCTTGTGTGTAGATGATATGCTAGTTGCCGGCACAAGCAAAACAAACATTGAGGCGGTTAAACAATTATTGAGCttagaatttgatatgaaacaACTGGTATAAGCTAAATGGACCCTAGGTTTGTAAATCATAAAGgacaaaaataataacaaattttgCTTGTGTGAAAAATCATACATATTTTACAGAGTACTACGAAGGTTCAACATGTATGAATCTAAAACAATTACAACATATCTGCCTCAACATCTTAAACTCTTTGTGGATCAGTATACAAAACTGAATAAGTGAAAGGAAACATGCAACACATTTTCAAAGTTGGAAGTATGATGTATGGAATGGTTAGTAGTACTAGTAGGCCTGGTCTATCTTATAGCATGAGTGTGGTGTCAAGGTATATAAAAAATCCTAGTAAAGCACATTGGCATGCGCTCAAAGGGGTATTCAAGTACTTGAATGGATCTGCAGACGTTGGATTGTTTGAAAAACTGGACACCTTGGAGAATCCTATCATTGGATATGTGGACTCTGATTTTGCTCGAAATATAGACACAAGAAAATCTTTTTCATGCTTCATATTCACACTGTTTGGTACTGTAATTAGCTGGAAAGCTACGTTGCAATATGTAGTAGTACTATCAACCACAGAATCAGAATACATATCCTTTTTGGAAGGAGTAAAGGAGACACTTTGGCTGAAAGGAATGGTATATGAATTTGGCATATTTCAGAATAAGATTGTTATGAAGTATGATAATCAAAATGCAATACAATTATCTAAGCAGCAGGCGTATCATGAAAGATCCAAACATATAGATATTAGGTTGCACTTTGTGAAAGATGTTATACCAAAGGGAGAAGTGCAGGTGGAGAAATTGATACTAACAAGGATATAGGAATTTTtgcttagaattttttttacataggCTTCGGTTACAAATCTATGAATTATAGGAATTTTTGCTTAGGATTTTTTCAAATCGAGGATATGTATATATTCaacaactttaaaaaaatatagagacTTTTCTTGCAATTTGTCATGCATATATGTTCTAGATTAAATAATTCAACGTGAAACATTGTTAATAATACCAATGTCATGTCATAGAAATTATAATAATTGGCAAaaagcaaaaataaatatagCGGACGGAGACTAAAATAGATAACATATAGAAAACCATAATTgcaatatattatatacatcaaaattttcaataagtattatttaacattttaaattcaaataactAATCGTTTCATCATACGAGCGA comes from Primulina huaijiensis isolate GDHJ02 chromosome 2, ASM1229523v2, whole genome shotgun sequence and encodes:
- the LOC140971907 gene encoding pectinesterase inhibitor-like translates to MAKYDLLAILSIASLCYCINANLIHQICSKSTNPSLCTKSFRSDPRSRGADLRGLGQITINKARAATQVTQRVAKSLSTGDTKARADACVEYCADAIELLNDCSALLRDRSGRTIDDVKTKGSAALTDISTCDDEFGPEEPKKLRNASRTTQDLMDIFLVIANLL
- the LOC140971908 gene encoding pectinesterase inhibitor-like, whose translation is MALSLDYLATLSLALTFLCICKADLSGKICSQVSNPSLCKRTLTSDPRSRGADLRVLGEIIIDKSIPATVLVKNVSKKYRKGSAIDVSRADECIELAGDSGDALIECKSLIKSRDRFNISTLGVRASAAMTDLETCNDDYGPKEPAEIKRATGIARDLIEVLVVIASYL